The Vigna angularis cultivar LongXiaoDou No.4 chromosome 6, ASM1680809v1, whole genome shotgun sequence genome contains the following window.
CTGCATTTTTTGTCTTTCTGGTTTCTCGCCCTGCTTTCATggacttatttatattttcgcCAGCTTCTTTCATTATAAAGCAAGTACAAGTCTTACCAGCAGGACATTTTGTATCTGTTGCAGTTCCATCATTTCCATCTTCAGGACAACTAAGAGGATTTTTCCACTCGGAAAGGTTTAGTTTATCCAGAGCTGACATATACCAATTTTTTGCAGTCTCTTTAGACATAACCCCGTCACAGGTGCCAAATTTACTTTGACATAAATCTCCAAGATACTCATACAGAGTAACTTCAAGCTTCAATTTACACTTTGAGCAACAAAATGATGTGCTGCTTTCCTTTAAAATCTGTTGAGCACTTTGAAGTTCCTCTTCTGCTAAATCCCAATGTCTTTTCTTAATGTATAGTTTTCCTAGTAAAACACACCACAGAAATGGCAAATCAATTTCATACCATCCAATGAATGGAGGCATATCAATCCAATcaatgagaaaaaaatgcaaaagtaaattttataccTAAAGAGCAAGAGAAAGCAACTGTAAACAAAGGCAGATTTAGTGAACAGGATATGGCTTTCCCCCATTTAAGATAGGTTTCAGCCTCAGCTCCATCTCCAATCATTTCATGGATGATTCCTACCTGCAAGTGcaaatgttgttaaaataagATCCATTATAGGCCTTGTCTAAACATATTTACTTTCATATATGAGGACTATGGGATAGAAATCAAACCTGAAGTGTGCTCTCAAGATAACACTGCATAACTTTCCATGCACTAAGATAACTGTCTTTCAAGTCCCATGATATAGAATCAAATAGAAAAATTTCCCTCACAGCTGATAAGTTTAATCCAATATCCTCAACACTATCTATAATATTCTTTGAGGAATCAACTATTACATGGTGCTCTTCATTCTGCGTCTGAACATTATGTGTAAACTTCCTTTGGAAGAGTTTAGCATGTAATCTATGAGCTTCTTTTGCAGAGGAAAGAGCCTAATacattttcaaagaaaaaaaaaaactgtaagtTGGGAGAAACAATGTAAGTTTGAAAAAAGAAAggcatatattaaaaaaaaaaataccaaagtTTGTTTCATTGTGTTGTGTAAAAAACTTGATAACCTCTATATTGCATGTGATGTTTTAATCTATGGTACCAGCCTATTATCTTCAATTAGTACCTAAAACATTCATTAAATTGACAATTGTTCCTATCATATCCTGTCTATTACAAGCAACAAATGAAAATAGCATGACTTGTGAGGACTGAGGAAACCAAGATTCCTTTCAAGAAAGAAAGTTTCATTGGAAAAGCAGACAACATATTTTCACAGTCAACAGACAAATATTTCTgatgttaaaaaattgttatgctttgttttaaagaattaaGATCTGATTGGGTTCGGTATAAAATGGGAAGAGGAAATTGAATAGATATTTAGACTATAATCATGTAAATGGACATACTATTCTTTTACATTCCTATATTCATCTCCACTTTACCTAGCCTGAATACATCTTCACTATTCACGTACTCAATCAAGTGAACCTTACAGACACAAGTTATCGCATCTAAAAGTCCAAACCAATTTCAGTTAGAAACATGAACATCAACAGTTCAAAATCAATTACAAATTCATCACTCTTGTAATCCTTTACACAAACAGTACGACTTAAGACAATCAAGAACATGCTTCAAATATCACTTGTCTTTAGTTTAGAAGCTAAGGGACTGGTTATCCATAACATAAGAATTGAAATCAGAACTAACTAATACAACTTACCTCTATTAACTGTCCATTTGCAACAAGTCTTGGGCACAAATCATAAAAAAGACAACCGGCAAGAAATGTAGAATGACTTGGGACAGGAACCTGGGAGAAGATTAATAGAGAACAGAGTGATGATTTTGTATAAAAAGAGATTGTGATAAGTTCTGTCTAAAACTGAGCTTACATTTGAAATCAGATCAAGAGCTGCTTTTTGAACTTCATCAATTGTGATGTCTGTTCGAAAAGAGCTCTCATGACTGCTGGAATTCCTATGAGAGCTGgcaaataagaaagaaaaattctgCTGAAACCCTATCAATGATGATTGATTTCCCTGAAGATAACGTGTCCAGAAATTAATATCTGAAAGTTCTCTGAACTCATCCAATGAGTTCATGATGAACTCCTCACTAACAGGTGAAACACAGAGAGCATGACATAGATTTCTACTTTCCCACATTAAGGTCAACCACTTTTCAATTGGAACATTCTTCCACTTAAACATTTTAATCACCAGTCGATATGCATCATTGAACAGTTCCACGAAACCCTGAAGATATGCCATGAAAATACGAAACCGTGACTATAAATCTTACACAAAAACTAAAGAAACCAAAATGATTAAAGGGAAGCGGACCTTCAATTGTAGTAAATCAACTATGTTATAGAACAGAATCATTAAACTGTCAGATAATGCAGAATAATCTCCCTCTTCTAAGTGATTAAGATTTGATGTACTCAACCATAGATCCAAAGCAGACTTGACATCTTCAAAGATTTGCTGCTTGGTGTATAAAGCAAGATAAGCTTTTGTCAATAAAAGGAATTTATTaagggagaaaaagaaaaaaaatattattacaaagcATTAGCATAAGAAATTCCCTttacaataataagaaaatataagcaaaagaaaaggaaaaattaatgGTACAAAGCAGCCCTATCCCTCAACATAATAAAAGAAACCAAGCTAAGCCTTAACAAGGAAGCTGTTGAATTTACCATCTCTAAATGATCATGACATTGCCAATGATAACTGtccatctttaaaaaaatgaatacttTATTGACAGTAAAAGTTATAAGCATATTTTTGGTACCTTCGAATTAGATTCGGCTTCGTGTGTACAGATTGCACGCAAGCAATATGTCACACACAATTGATGATGAATGGAATTACTATCAGTACATATGTCACCAGAAATATCCCTCTGTTGAAGAGAAATTACATTATATTAAATGCACATACATCtccaacataaaatattttacaaacaaGAGAAGTTAGATGTTTGAGGGAAAACGGAAGAACCAAAAGGCTTACCATAATAGCTATTGCTTCTGACAGACACTGGATGCATTCCCTGAGACCACCCATGCCCCTAACCCTGAGTGCCTTTCCCTTTCTCACTAGAATTTGTGCCATTTGAAAACGACTATCTGGAGTGATATATACATCTTGCAGAAGAATATCCGTAATTTTCATTTGCATTTTGTGACATATTTCAGAGTATTTAAAACTCATCTCCTCATATGCAGTAAGCTCCTAATAAGgcaataagaataaaaaaaggcAACTGACAAACGGGCAAATATGCATAAATTTGAACAAATAGCAGCAAAATATGATGAAAATTCTATATgaaggaaatatatatatatatatatatatatacacacacacagagaCTAAACCTGCTCCAAGATCACGGCAATGTTCCTCTTTGACAATCGCATAGAAGATGACAGTATGCAATACAAGCTAGGAGAATCAATTCTCTCACCCACCTGCGTAGCACGTTTACATTCTATCTGCATACCATTACCAGTACCAAAACAATCAGTGAGACTAAAAAAGTAAAGTTGAACTGAAATGGGAAACCTTCCAAAATACTTAACAGTGAATACttcaaaaaatttaccttcaccCACTGCTTTACAACCGGTATTGGAGATGGAAGTTTCTCAAACAAATCATTAGCAGTGAACCAGTTGTTAAGGATCTCAATCacctttttgtttatctttacATTGTTGACATCATACATAATATCTAAAAGAAGAGCACTTCTGGTGCAAGCCTCCATTACAAAATCCTTCAAAGTTCCTTCTGACAGGTTTGCACAATGATACTTAATACAGAGCCATGAAGCTTTACAGCACAAGTTTAGCACCTTTGAAGCCTGCAGTGATATGTCAGACAGAAATTAAAGTAAAGCACTGAAATCtaaatatttctatttctttaattttgcaGAGTCAAAATCAATGGTAAGAAAATAGAAATCTCACATGGCTGCTGGTGATTTTACACAGTTTATGCATGTTTCCACATAGAGAGAAACACTTTTTCACACATTTTTTATTACCAATTGCTGCATTTCTATTTCTTGAAACGAATGGAAAGTTGCAAATGATTGTGTCCTAGTAAGTAGTTGTTTGATTCAGTTCAAAGTAGAGTGCACCTTTAGCACAAGTAACAGAGTGAGTTGTTTGCTTCAGTTCAACCCTAATGGCCTTGTAAAGCAGGCATGGtagaattaataaaatcaaaatacatGAACCCTTAGTAAATATCTTAAGATTTCAGGCTAAAACAATCATTATGTATCAAATAAGAttcaagaaattattttatctatactTCAGTAGTCTGACTGACATCTAAAAGCTCTCATTAAGTCATAAAGCTTCTGCTACAATATCTCTTTTACAATCTTGGATTTCCAAATCTGTGACAAAGAGCACATGAATTCCTTGTGGAAACATCTCAATAAGCAAATATACGTCTGTgatatattatcattaaatggaatattttaacaaaaaaggAAATGAAGTACCTTTTCTAGTTGCCTGTTTCTGTACAAAACTACAGCAATATTGTAGAGACAAGcaataatgtaatttaatccTTCTGTTTCAATCCATTTGCTAGCAATGATCTGCTTAATTAATTGCTTGCTCTCCTGAAACACCAACAAAAAACTATTTAGCCGTTATAACACAAGATCCAATAATATTCTGACACTCTGCTGATAGTTTCAGAAATTGAATATCTTATTCTTTAGTTGAAACACCATTGTAGTAAAAATATGATCattacaaggtaaaaaggagAACCTCGACTTTAAGATTGGTTCTAATAGAAAGGGTGAAGGCGGCTACAACTACATTAAGCACTGTTTTGTTCTTTTCATCAAATCCATCTCCATTGTTTTTAGGCACGAAGCTGCAGCCCATAAGAAGTGGAAATTAGATATTGTCATAGAAAACAATACGGCGTGAAATTATTACAAACTTGTTAAGATATCTTATTTTCTATAAGAtccaaataacaaaaaaaaagagctAGAAACTACTCTTTATTATTAGCATCACAAGAAAATCAGtgtaaaagaagagaaaagttCACTGGATATACTATACCTTGAACTCGAAAGTATAAGATGACAAAGTGTATGGAATGCATCTTGGACAGTGGACATCATAGTCATATCTGAAGTATCATCCACTTCAGTAACTAATTGTTTCCTTTCTGAATTGATTGATTTAGCAAGTGGTTGGCATAGAAATTTCAATGCCTCTACATAAACTGACTTGTAAGTCATATAAGCCTGACTATTGAAACCCGGTGGTGTGCATGGGATACCAGCTAGGGATTGATCTTCCATGCTGGACGACATACAATTACTTTTGCTGCAAATATGCAAGGAACCAAGCAATGACGGTGAATTCTGAagtattttcttgttttcaagTAAAGTTCCAAGCAAACACCCAAATTCTGCACTGCCAGGTGATGCAAGATCTCCAGTTCTGGACCTTAAATTACAACTAACAAGGAGCAATCCAGCAGCATAAAGCCTCAGTATTGAATTAATGGGTGTCATAACCTGCCCAGCTTCTTCAATCAAAGTGGAATACAGAATGTGGAGAATAGCATTGTAATTGAAAAGCATACACGAGAGAAACCTTCCTAGAAGAATACCTGTTTGAAATGTTCCGCTATTTTGTTCAAATACGCTGCAAATGCACAACAAAAACTAGCATTTGCAGTTTGACATTTATTCACACAGTAATCAACAAGTTCAGCAAATTCTATCCATGTGTTTCCTTCCTCAACCTGAAAGGATAAATATAGTAGATGAATAGAGCATGAATAAAGGGCTCCAACAAGAAAATATCTACTTTATTATTTAGATGGAAAACaagcttttaaaaaaatataatcctataaatagaaaaaacaaaaaataaacaaaagaagcCCAGTAAAACATCTAAATATGCGTAATATACAAATGATAGAATATATAGCACCCTGAGTGGAATATGTGGTGATGGGTACCTTGCACTCAAGAACTATGCAATCCAATATGTCCATGAAATACAAGGAATTACTATCCCGCAGTGCAAACAATGAAGAACACATCCTGTGAGCAATCTGCAATTAACATTTCATGAAGGTGGCGAgtaaaaaatttgttgatgCATGTATCCAAAAGTAGAGGCCTACATTACCTTGTAGACTTGATCTTTGACTGGAGACTTCACATACTCAGTCAATGTCGTAGAGCAAAACAACATCACCAATTCCCTATCCGGAAATGGCATCCTCCCCAGTAAATTTAAACTACACTTACCCAGATGAATTACTAACATCCTTTGCAACTTCTCATATGAGTTAGAATCCAATTCCCTGAAACAAGAAGTTGTATAAATACATAACTTAATACCTTACTAATTACAAAATGGTAATTGTGGAAAAAACAAGACTAACCCAAACTAAACTCTATGTTGgaacattttgaaaattgaaaataaaatacaactgAGAATTTTAAGAGAGCTGACAGACTAAACAAAGCCTGAGACAAGCAGTAGCTTCTTCATGTAAGGTGTCTCCCTGGGATAATTGACATTATATGTGGGCACAACCACAGTATTGGAAGTCACaagtaaagaagaaaagagtaataaaagtaaacaagaaAGTACAACAAGAGAATCCAAGATAGCTATTCTCTCTAATTTTCTGAATGTTAAACAGGTGCAATTGGGGAACTCTATGGATATTTTCTAGGGATAGACAAAGTGCATGAATTGAGCTGAACTATTATAAAACTGGACCAAACTTTAAAAGTGGTTTGAGAGAACCAAATTGAATTGTATAACAGTTTAAGTAAATTGAACTGGAGTATAGCATGGTTTGATTGAACTATACTATATTGAACTACTCGAAATTGCTTGAATTATATTAGTTGTTATGAATTGTTCAGATTAATACCAGTAAACATCCCATTTTGAAGTACATTTTCCAATATCACAATTTATAGTTCAATTTAGTTCAAGCAGTCTTATGTAAGAGtaactaaaatttttaaaactaaataaaaacaattaagttccttttttcattttaaacaattcaattttttaaagcaATTCAATATCAATTTGGTTCAATTCAAATGTTTCTGAACAACTATTTACAGGGCTCAGATATGCACACCAGACCAACACACATACAAAGAAGCaaagtaaacaaaattataGTCAGCAACGGAGTGGGACGTACATGAGCCAAGGGGTTACTTCGTCCACCAACTGAAGCACCTTCTTGAAATTGTCATCTTCTTTAGCCAAACCCGCGGATGCACACCTTACGAGGCTCACGGCAATATCAACTACCAACGAACATAAGTCTTTACCGTCTCCACCGCCCTTGTCTATTTCAGGGAGAAGCTTGCCCTTCCTCTTCGGCTGTCGAAGCCTATCAAGAAGCCCCAAACCCTCGACTTCAGCTTCGGCGAACAGGGCGCAGGACTCGAGGCAGTGCATCAAGCGAAGTCTCTGGAATTCGACTGAGAATGGCTTGGAAGCCAACTGAGAAGCGACGGTGTCCAAGCAATCGAGGCAAAGCCGGTAAACGCGGAGCAGTTCGAGGACCAAAACGGAGTCTTTGGACTTGGAAAGCTCCGGGAGGCGTTTGGGGAGAATGGATAGAGAGGAATTGA
Protein-coding sequences here:
- the LOC108343196 gene encoding separase isoform X3; translation: MASPSESSLISKLQSSDSPGIHALVSDYLRPLADLKPTKKSKPDPTLIRSLAKRFLSFLNSSLSILPKRLPELSKSKDSVLVLELLRVYRLCLDCLDTVASQLASKPFSVEFQRLRLMHCLESCALFAEAEVEGLGLLDRLRQPKRKGKLLPEIDKGGGDGKDLCSLVVDIAVSLVRCASAGLAKEDDNFKKVLQLVDEVTPWLMELDSNSYEKLQRMLVIHLGKCSLNLLGRMPFPDRELVMLFCSTTLTEYVKSPVKDQVYKIAHRMCSSLFALRDSNSLYFMDILDCIVLECKVEEGNTWIEFAELVDYCVNKCQTANASFCCAFAAYLNKIAEHFKQVMTPINSILRLYAAGLLLVSCNLRSRTGDLASPGSAEFGCLLGTLLENKKILQNSPSLLGSLHICSKSNCMSSSMEDQSLAGIPCTPPGFNSQAYMTYKSVYVEALKFLCQPLAKSINSERKQLVTEVDDTSDMTMMSTVQDAFHTLCHLILSSSSFVPKNNGDGFDEKNKTVLNVVVAAFTLSIRTNLKVEESKQLIKQIIASKWIETEGLNYIIACLYNIAVVLYRNRQLEKASKVLNLCCKASWLCIKYHCANLSEGTLKDFVMEACTRSALLLDIMYDVNNVKINKKVIEILNNWFTANDLFEKLPSPIPVVKQWVKIECKRATQVGERIDSPSLYCILSSSMRLSKRNIAVILEQELTAYEEMSFKYSEICHKMQMKITDILLQDVYITPDSRFQMAQILVRKGKALRVRGMGGLRECIQCLSEAIAIMRDISGDICTDSNSIHHQLCVTYCLRAICTHEAESNSKQQIFEDVKSALDLWLSTSNLNHLEEGDYSALSDSLMILFYNIVDLLQLKGFVELFNDAYRLVIKMFKWKNVPIEKWLTLMWESRNLCHALCVSPVSEEFIMNSLDEFRELSDINFWTRYLQGNQSSLIGFQQNFSFLFASSHRNSSSHESSFRTDITIDEVQKAALDLISNVPVPSHSTFLAGCLFYDLCPRLVANGQLIEALSSAKEAHRLHAKLFQRKFTHNVQTQNEEHHVIVDSSKNIIDSVEDIGLNLSAVREIFLFDSISWDLKDSYLSAWKVMQCYLESTLQVGIIHEMIGDGAEAETYLKWGKAISCSLNLPLFTVAFSCSLGKLYIKKRHWDLAEEELQSAQQILKESSTSFCCSKCKLKLEVTLYEYLGDLCQSKFGTCDGVMSKETAKNWYMSALDKLNLSEWKNPLSCPEDGNDGTATDTKCPAGKTCTCFIMKEAGENINKSMKAGRETRKTKNAAKVLPKEPHLVVQNKSRVTRSRYRSSQSEDTSIYRKPEVCETLQENHVSDSSDGLNKNGTVLSKTGCPFNSRCATTCVLSKMRCWYCLPSEVVKSGLLNDFINLKWEFVRRQLSMKLLSRVVKCFAYPGQIDETHKFLLRSISILVSRNPFYHALSSIPLDYFNHLVAREIPGDVFTIERSEIVHDICWYSLKSYHSKLARNIFSNLSSIKFEDLASWLMVAFVLSREIPVIFQKVSKLLAVMCVVSSISKQFCLLSFSRVLGENYWSSYFHQASIGTHLTHQLLSHPTGRCKGLHVTGSSSIRECTSGSLRLVPDTTVDLAEYVKKFLAGLPSTTIISISLLGHDYISLLQELLPYPTCVQAWMLVSRLSFKNDPVVMLLPLDSILQDEDDLSTGSGTFLNCEEHSEKWRCPWGFTVVDDVAPAFKTILEENYLSTISPFEDTTQNRMLWWKRRKNLDHRLDKFLRNLEESWFGSWKCLLLGEWLNCKNLDLVLKNLVNDLRSKCKLDANEGLLKIILGGSKYVCDGKTLVSQLCSKKDCYIAKVGYCDEAKKGILLNTNDFGMSSEVAFELLSEALNVLEVDDSMNREPIILVLDHEMLPWENLPILRKQEVYRMPSVSCISAVLLKGSDHKEPVGRNLVPFPLIDPLDAFYLLNPDGDLSGTQTEFENYFRDQNLEGKAGSRPAIKELASALESHDLFIYFGHGSGAQYIPRQEIQKLDKCAATLLMGCSSGSLTLPGQYAPQGIPLSYLLAGSPAIVGNLWEVTDKDIDRFGKAMYDAWLKERSDMSSECCQCNLLSEEFEAMNLKGCKGRAKRKAPQKKLQLTENESPKNCGHRRKIGAFMGQAREVCTLPFLTGASPVCYGVPTGIWKKRNI
- the LOC108343196 gene encoding separase isoform X2, with the translated sequence MASPSESSLISKLQSSDSPGIHALVSDYLRPLADLKPTKKSKPDPTLIRSLAKRFLSFLNSSLSILPKRLPELSKSKDSVLVLELLRVYRLCLDCLDTVASQLASKPFSVEFQRLRLMHCLESCALFAEAEVEGLGLLDRLRQPKRKGKLLPEIDKGGGDGKDLCSLVVDIAVSLVRCASAGLAKEDDNFKKVLQLVDEVTPWLMELDSNSYEKLQRMLVIHLGKCSLNLLGRMPFPDRELVMLFCSTTLTEYVKSPVKDQVYKIAHRMCSSLFALRDSNSLYFMDILDCIVLECKVEEGNTWIEFAELVDYCVNKCQTANASFCCAFAAYLNKIAEHFKQVMTPINSILRLYAAGLLLVSCNLRSRTGDLASPGSAEFGCLLGTLLENKKILQNSPSLLGSLHICSKSNCMSSSMEDQSLAGIPCTPPGFNSQAYMTYKSVYVEALKFLCQPLAKSINSERKQLVTEVDDTSDMTMMSTVQDAFHTLCHLILSSSSFVPKNNGDGFDEKNKTVLNVVVAAFTLSIRTNLKVEESKQLIKQIIASKWIETEGLNYIIACLYNIAVVLYRNRQLEKASKVLNLCCKASWLCIKYHCANLSEGTLKDFVMEACTRSALLLDIMYDVNNVKINKKVIEILNNWFTANDLFEKLPSPIPVVKQWVKIECKRATQVGERIDSPSLYCILSSSMRLSKRNIAVILEQELTAYEEMSFKYSEICHKMQMKITDILLQDVYITPDSRFQMAQILVRKGKALRVRGMGGLRECIQCLSEAIAIMRDISGDICTDSNSIHHQLCVTYCLRAICTHEAESNSKQIFEDVKSALDLWLSTSNLNHLEEGDYSALSDSLMILFYNIVDLLQLKGFVELFNDAYRLVIKMFKWKNVPIEKWLTLMWESRNLCHALCVSPVSEEFIMNSLDEFRELSDINFWTRYLQGNQSSLIGFQQNFSFLFASSHRNSSSHESSFRTDITIDEVQKAALDLISNVPVPSHSTFLAGCLFYDLCPRLVANGQLIEALSSAKEAHRLHAKLFQRKFTHNVQTQNEEHHVIVDSSKNIIDSVEDIGLNLSAVREIFLFDSISWDLKDSYLSAWKVMQCYLESTLQVGIIHEMIGDGAEAETYLKWGKAISCSLNLPLFTVAFSCSLGKLYIKKRHWDLAEEELQSAQQILKESSTSFCCSKCKLKLEVTLYEYLGDLCQSKFGTCDGVMSKETAKNWYMSALDKLNLSEWKNPLSCPEDGNDGTATDTKCPAGKTCTCFIMKEAGENINKSMKAGRETRKTKNAAKVLPKEPHLVVQNKSRVTRSRYRSSQSEDTSIYRKPEVCETLQENHVSDSSDGLNKNGTVLSKTGCPFNSRCATTCVLSKMRCWYCLPSEVVKSGLLNDFINLKWEFVRRQLSMKLLSRVVKCFAYPGQIDETHKFLLRSISILVSRNPFYHALSSIPLDYFNHLVAREIPGDVFTIERSEIVHDICWYSLKSYHSKLARNIFSNLSSIKFEDLASWLMVAFVLSREIPVIFQKVSKLLAVMCVVSSISKQFCLLSFSRVLGENYWSSYFHQASIGTHLTHQLLSHPTGRCKGLHVTGSSSIRECTSGSLRLVPDTTVDLAEYVKKFLAGLPSTTIISISLLGHDYISLLQELLPYPTCVQAWMLVSRLSFKNDPVVMLLPLDSILQDEDDLSTGSGTFLNCEEHSEKWRCPWGFTVVDDVAPAFKTILEENYLSTISPFEDTTQNRMLWWKRRKNLDHRLDKFLRNLEESWFGSWKCLLLGEWLNCKNLDLVLKNLVNDLRSKCKLDANEGLLKIILGGSKYVCDGKTLVSQLCSKKDCYIAKVGYCDEAKKGILLNTNDFGMSSEVAFELLSEALNVLEVDDSMNREPIILVLDHEVQMLPWENLPILRKQEVYRMPSVSCISAVLLKGSDHKEPVGRNLVPFPLIDPLDAFYLLNPDGDLSGTQTEFENYFRDQNLEGKAGSRPAIKELASALESHDLFIYFGHGSGAQYIPRQEIQKLDKCAATLLMGCSSGSLTLPGQYAPQGIPLSYLLAGSPAIVGNLWEVTDKDIDRFGKAMYDAWLKERSDMSSECCQCNLLSEEFEAMNLKGCKGRAKRKAPQKKLQLTENESPKNCGHRRKIGAFMGQAREVCTLPFLTGASPVCYGVPTGIWKKRNI
- the LOC108343196 gene encoding separase isoform X1 — protein: MASPSESSLISKLQSSDSPGIHALVSDYLRPLADLKPTKKSKPDPTLIRSLAKRFLSFLNSSLSILPKRLPELSKSKDSVLVLELLRVYRLCLDCLDTVASQLASKPFSVEFQRLRLMHCLESCALFAEAEVEGLGLLDRLRQPKRKGKLLPEIDKGGGDGKDLCSLVVDIAVSLVRCASAGLAKEDDNFKKVLQLVDEVTPWLMELDSNSYEKLQRMLVIHLGKCSLNLLGRMPFPDRELVMLFCSTTLTEYVKSPVKDQVYKIAHRMCSSLFALRDSNSLYFMDILDCIVLECKVEEGNTWIEFAELVDYCVNKCQTANASFCCAFAAYLNKIAEHFKQVMTPINSILRLYAAGLLLVSCNLRSRTGDLASPGSAEFGCLLGTLLENKKILQNSPSLLGSLHICSKSNCMSSSMEDQSLAGIPCTPPGFNSQAYMTYKSVYVEALKFLCQPLAKSINSERKQLVTEVDDTSDMTMMSTVQDAFHTLCHLILSSSSFVPKNNGDGFDEKNKTVLNVVVAAFTLSIRTNLKVEESKQLIKQIIASKWIETEGLNYIIACLYNIAVVLYRNRQLEKASKVLNLCCKASWLCIKYHCANLSEGTLKDFVMEACTRSALLLDIMYDVNNVKINKKVIEILNNWFTANDLFEKLPSPIPVVKQWVKIECKRATQVGERIDSPSLYCILSSSMRLSKRNIAVILEQELTAYEEMSFKYSEICHKMQMKITDILLQDVYITPDSRFQMAQILVRKGKALRVRGMGGLRECIQCLSEAIAIMRDISGDICTDSNSIHHQLCVTYCLRAICTHEAESNSKQQIFEDVKSALDLWLSTSNLNHLEEGDYSALSDSLMILFYNIVDLLQLKGFVELFNDAYRLVIKMFKWKNVPIEKWLTLMWESRNLCHALCVSPVSEEFIMNSLDEFRELSDINFWTRYLQGNQSSLIGFQQNFSFLFASSHRNSSSHESSFRTDITIDEVQKAALDLISNVPVPSHSTFLAGCLFYDLCPRLVANGQLIEALSSAKEAHRLHAKLFQRKFTHNVQTQNEEHHVIVDSSKNIIDSVEDIGLNLSAVREIFLFDSISWDLKDSYLSAWKVMQCYLESTLQVGIIHEMIGDGAEAETYLKWGKAISCSLNLPLFTVAFSCSLGKLYIKKRHWDLAEEELQSAQQILKESSTSFCCSKCKLKLEVTLYEYLGDLCQSKFGTCDGVMSKETAKNWYMSALDKLNLSEWKNPLSCPEDGNDGTATDTKCPAGKTCTCFIMKEAGENINKSMKAGRETRKTKNAAKVLPKEPHLVVQNKSRVTRSRYRSSQSEDTSIYRKPEVCETLQENHVSDSSDGLNKNGTVLSKTGCPFNSRCATTCVLSKMRCWYCLPSEVVKSGLLNDFINLKWEFVRRQLSMKLLSRVVKCFAYPGQIDETHKFLLRSISILVSRNPFYHALSSIPLDYFNHLVAREIPGDVFTIERSEIVHDICWYSLKSYHSKLARNIFSNLSSIKFEDLASWLMVAFVLSREIPVIFQKVSKLLAVMCVVSSISKQFCLLSFSRVLGENYWSSYFHQASIGTHLTHQLLSHPTGRCKGLHVTGSSSIRECTSGSLRLVPDTTVDLAEYVKKFLAGLPSTTIISISLLGHDYISLLQELLPYPTCVQAWMLVSRLSFKNDPVVMLLPLDSILQDEDDLSTGSGTFLNCEEHSEKWRCPWGFTVVDDVAPAFKTILEENYLSTISPFEDTTQNRMLWWKRRKNLDHRLDKFLRNLEESWFGSWKCLLLGEWLNCKNLDLVLKNLVNDLRSKCKLDANEGLLKIILGGSKYVCDGKTLVSQLCSKKDCYIAKVGYCDEAKKGILLNTNDFGMSSEVAFELLSEALNVLEVDDSMNREPIILVLDHEVQMLPWENLPILRKQEVYRMPSVSCISAVLLKGSDHKEPVGRNLVPFPLIDPLDAFYLLNPDGDLSGTQTEFENYFRDQNLEGKAGSRPAIKELASALESHDLFIYFGHGSGAQYIPRQEIQKLDKCAATLLMGCSSGSLTLPGQYAPQGIPLSYLLAGSPAIVGNLWEVTDKDIDRFGKAMYDAWLKERSDMSSECCQCNLLSEEFEAMNLKGCKGRAKRKAPQKKLQLTENESPKNCGHRRKIGAFMGQAREVCTLPFLTGASPVCYGVPTGIWKKRNI